The Neofelis nebulosa isolate mNeoNeb1 chromosome X, mNeoNeb1.pri, whole genome shotgun sequence genome has a segment encoding these proteins:
- the CHST7 gene encoding carbohydrate sulfotransferase 7: MKGRRRRRREYCKFALLLVLYTLVLLLVPSVLDGGRDGDKGAGHCPGLQHSLGVWSLEAAAADEREQGAEGRPAASGGAGPSPPSPGNLSGDVAEAVSREKQHIYVHATWRTGSSFLGELFNQHPDVFYLYEPMWHLWQALYPGDAESLQGALRDMLRSLFRCDFSVLRLYSPPGDPAARAPGAANLTTAALFRWRTNKVICSPPLCPGAPRARAEVGLVEDAACERSCPPVALRALEAECRKYPVVVIKDVRLLDLGVLVPLLRDPGLNLKVVQLFRDPRAVHNSRLKSRQGLLRESIQVLRTRQRGDRFHRVLLAHGVGARPGGQSRALPAAPRADFFLTGALEVICEAWLRDLLFARGAPAWLRRRYLRLRYEDLVRQPRTQLRRLLRFSGLRALAALEAFALNMTRGAAYGADRPFHLSARDAREAVHAWRERLSREQVRQVEAACAPAMRLLAYPRSGEDDDLEPPVDEEKPLETEADGAT; encoded by the coding sequence ATGaagggccggcggcggcggcgccgggaGTACTGCAAGTTTGCGCTGCTGTTGGTGCTCTACACGCTGGTGCTGCTGCTCGTCCCCTCCGTACTGGACGGCGGCCGCGACGGCGACAAGGGCGCGGGGCACTGCCCGGGCCTGCAGCACAGCCTGGGAGTGTGGAGCttggaggcggcggcggcggacgAGCGCGAGCAGGGCGCCGAGGGGCGGCCGGCTGCCTCGGGGGGCGCGGGCCCGTCCCCCCCGTCCCCGGGCAACCTCAGCGGCGATGTCGCGGAGGCGGTGTCTCGCGAGAAGCAGCACATCTACGTGCATGCCACCTGGCGCACCGGCTCGTCGTTCTTGGGCGAGCTCTTTAACCAGCACCCGGACGTTTTCTACTTGTACGAGCCCATGTGGCATCTATGGCAGGCGCTGTATCCGGGCGACGCCGAGAGCCTGCAGGGCGCGCTGCGCGACATGCTGCGCTCCCTCTTCCGCTGCGACTTCTCGGTGCTGCGGCTCTATTCGCCGCCCGGGGACCCCGCCGCGCGCGCCCCGGGCGCGGCCAATCTCACCACGGCCGCCCTCTTCCGCTGGCGGACCAACAAGGTCATCTGCTCGCCGCCGCTTTGCCCCGGCGCGCCCCGTGCCCGCGCCGAGGTCGGCCTCGTCGAAGATGCCGCCTGCGAGCGCAGCTGCCCGCCCGTGGCTCTACGCGCCCTGGAGGCCGAGTGCCGCAAGTATCCGGTGGTGGTCATCAAGGACGTGCGCCTCCTCGACCTGGGTGTGCTGGTGCCTCTGTTGCGTGACCCCGGCCTCAACCTGAAGGTGGTGCAGCTTTTCCGTGATCCACGGGCCGTGCACAACTCGCGCCTCAAGTCCAGGCAGGGGCTGCTGCGCGAGAGCATCCAGGTGCTGCGCACCCGCCAGCGGGGCGACCGCTTCCACCGCGTGCTGCTGGCGCACGGCGTGGGCGCTCGGCCCGGGGGCCAGTCCCGCGCCCTGCCCGCCGCACCGCGCGCCGACTTCTTCCTGACCGGCGCGCTCGAGGTCATCTGCGAAGCCTGGCTGCGCGATCTCTTGTTCGCGCGCGGAGCGCCCGCCTGGCTGCGGCGCCGCTACCTGAGGCTGCGCTACGAGGACCTGGTGCGGCAGCCGCGCACCCAGCTGCGCCGCCTGCTGCGCTTCTCCGGGCTGCGCGCTCTCGCCGCCCTCGAAGCCTTCGCGCTCAACATGACGCGGGGCGCGGCCTACGGCGCAGACAGACCCTTCCACCTGTCGGCGCGCGATGCCCGCGAGGCCGTGCACGCCTGGAGGGAGCGCCTGAGCCGAGAGCAGGTGCGCCAGGTGGAGGCGGCCTGCGCTCCAGCCATGCGTCTGCTGGCCTATCCTCGCAGCGGAGAGGACGACGACCTGGAGCCGCCTGTGGATGAGGAGAAGCCGCTGGAGACCGAGGCCGACGGCGCCACGTAG